Proteins co-encoded in one Arthrobacter globiformis genomic window:
- the rpsG gene encoding 30S ribosomal protein S7, with protein MPRKGPAPKRPLVSDPVYGSPLVTQLINKVLVDGKKSTAERIVYGALEGARAKSGGDPVAALKKAMDNVKPSLEVRSRRVGGATYQVPVEVKPGRSTALALRWLVGYSKARREKTMTERLQNEILDASNGLGAAVKRREDTHKMAESNKAFAHYRW; from the coding sequence ATGCCTCGCAAGGGTCCGGCCCCCAAGCGGCCGCTCGTATCAGATCCCGTCTACGGCTCCCCGCTGGTCACCCAGCTGATCAACAAGGTGCTGGTTGACGGCAAGAAGTCCACCGCAGAGCGCATCGTTTACGGTGCCCTCGAAGGTGCCCGCGCGAAGTCCGGCGGCGACCCCGTTGCAGCCCTCAAGAAGGCCATGGACAACGTCAAGCCCTCCCTCGAGGTCCGCTCCCGCCGTGTCGGTGGCGCCACCTATCAGGTTCCGGTTGAGGTCAAGCCGGGCCGCTCCACCGCCCTCGCCCTGCGTTGGCTGGTCGGCTACTCCAAGGCCCGCCGCGAAAAGACGATGACCGAGCGTCTCCAGAACGAAATCCTGGATGCCTCGAACGGTCTCGGTGCCGCTGTGAAGCGTCGCGAAGACACCCACAAGATGGCCGAGTCCAACAAGGCCTTCGCCCACTACCGCTGGTAA
- the rpsL gene encoding 30S ribosomal protein S12, with protein MPTINQLVRKGRTPKVSKTKAPALKGSPMRRGVCTRVYTTTPKKPNSALRKVARVRLNGGIEVTAYIPGVGHNLQEHSIVLVRGGRVKDLPGVRYKIVRGALDTQGVKNRKQARSRYGAKMEKK; from the coding sequence GTGCCTACGATTAACCAGCTGGTCCGCAAGGGCCGCACGCCGAAGGTCTCAAAGACCAAGGCTCCCGCGCTTAAGGGCAGCCCCATGCGCCGCGGTGTCTGCACCCGCGTCTACACCACCACCCCGAAGAAGCCGAACTCGGCTCTGCGTAAGGTTGCACGTGTGCGCCTCAACGGTGGCATCGAAGTTACCGCCTACATCCCCGGTGTTGGCCACAACCTCCAGGAGCACTCCATTGTGCTCGTCCGTGGTGGTCGTGTGAAGGACCTCCCCGGCGTCCGCTACAAGATCGTCCGCGGTGCCCTCGATACCCAGGGTGTCAAGAACCGTAAGCAGGCACGCAGCCGCTACGGCGCAAAGATGGAGAAGAAGTAA